The proteins below are encoded in one region of Bacillus vallismortis:
- a CDS encoding AMP-binding protein, whose amino-acid sequence MAELIHSTIGRLLEQTAATYPDHEAVVYPDRRIRYTYAQFDCLCRQTAKGLMRMGIEKGDHVAIWASNIPEWLAVQFATAKIGAVLVTVNTNYQAHELDYLLKQSDAAALIVMDSYRGTSYTDILNSLIPELQTAEPGKLTSERYPFLKTLIYIGEKRLPGMYHWDDTEILAKTVTDAELESRMNSLEKDDVINMQYTSGTTGFPKGVMLTHFNVINNASNIAECMALTSQDRLCIPVPFFHCFGCVLGVLACVSVGAAMIPVQEFDPVTVLKTVEKEKCTALHGVPTMFIAELHHPDFHAYDLSMLRTGIMAGSPCPSEVMKAVIEKMGMKDITIAYGQTEASPVITQTRANDSFLRRVETTGRALPHAEVKIVEPGTCQEVQRGVQGELCTRGYHVMKGYYKDEEATRKAINPDGWLFTGDLAVMDEDGYCRITGRLKDMLIRGGENIYPREIEEFLYRHPAILDVQVVGVPDTKFGEEAAAWIKLIDGKTASPEEIKDYCKGKIARHKIPRYVIFTDEYPMTASGKIQKYKLREKTIEMFNLSCQ is encoded by the coding sequence ATGGCAGAACTCATCCATTCCACAATCGGCAGACTGCTTGAACAAACCGCTGCAACCTATCCCGACCACGAAGCGGTTGTTTATCCAGACAGACGTATCCGCTATACGTACGCCCAATTTGACTGTCTGTGCCGTCAAACTGCTAAAGGACTCATGCGGATGGGGATCGAAAAAGGAGACCACGTAGCCATATGGGCTTCGAATATTCCCGAATGGCTTGCCGTTCAGTTCGCCACCGCAAAAATCGGGGCCGTGCTCGTGACTGTCAATACCAATTACCAAGCACACGAGCTCGATTACTTGTTAAAACAATCGGATGCCGCGGCGCTTATTGTTATGGATTCCTACCGGGGCACTTCTTACACAGACATCTTAAACAGCCTTATTCCAGAGCTGCAAACCGCTGAGCCCGGCAAGCTGACATCAGAACGCTATCCCTTTTTAAAAACGCTGATCTATATTGGCGAAAAACGTTTGCCGGGCATGTATCATTGGGACGATACAGAGATACTGGCGAAAACAGTGACGGATGCTGAGCTGGAATCTAGAATGAACAGCCTTGAAAAAGATGATGTGATTAACATGCAATACACTTCAGGAACGACAGGCTTTCCTAAAGGAGTGATGCTGACCCATTTTAATGTCATCAATAACGCTTCTAATATCGCTGAATGTATGGCATTAACCTCTCAAGACCGCCTGTGCATTCCGGTCCCGTTTTTTCACTGCTTCGGATGCGTGCTTGGGGTTTTGGCGTGTGTGTCCGTTGGGGCAGCCATGATACCTGTACAAGAATTCGATCCCGTTACCGTCCTTAAGACAGTCGAAAAAGAGAAATGCACAGCGCTTCACGGCGTGCCGACCATGTTTATCGCCGAGCTGCATCATCCGGATTTTCATGCATATGATTTATCGATGCTTCGAACAGGCATCATGGCAGGCTCTCCCTGCCCAAGCGAAGTGATGAAAGCTGTTATTGAAAAGATGGGCATGAAAGACATTACGATCGCCTATGGACAAACCGAAGCTTCACCAGTCATTACGCAAACGAGGGCAAATGATTCCTTCTTAAGGAGAGTCGAAACAACCGGCCGCGCCCTGCCGCATGCAGAAGTGAAAATTGTAGAACCCGGGACATGTCAAGAAGTTCAAAGAGGCGTGCAGGGAGAGCTTTGCACCCGCGGCTATCACGTTATGAAAGGCTATTATAAAGACGAAGAAGCGACCAGAAAAGCAATCAATCCCGATGGATGGCTGTTTACCGGAGATCTTGCTGTCATGGATGAAGACGGGTACTGCCGCATCACCGGAAGATTAAAAGACATGCTCATCAGAGGCGGTGAAAACATTTATCCGCGGGAGATCGAAGAATTTTTATACCGGCATCCCGCTATTTTAGATGTACAGGTCGTTGGTGTGCCTGATACTAAATTCGGAGAGGAGGCCGCAGCCTGGATTAAACTGATAGACGGGAAAACCGCTTCACCTGAAGAAATTAAGGACTATTGCAAAGGGAAAATCGCCCGCCACAAAATTCCGCGTTATGTGATTTTTACAGACGAGTACCCGATGACGGCTTCAGGCAAGATTCAAAAATATAAACTGCGTGAAAAAACAATTGAAATGTTCAACTTATCATGTCAATGA
- a CDS encoding acyl-CoA dehydrogenase family protein gives MNFELTKEQQMVREMVKDFAKKEIAPHAEHVDQTGEFPIQTFKKMGDIGLMGIPFPEEYGGSGGDTISYAVAVEEIGKACGSTGLSYAAAVSLGASPLYYFGTEEQKQAHLTPLASGKALGSFGLTEPNAGSDAGGTQTKAMTKGDDYVINGEKCWITNASYARTVIVTAVTGKNKDGKNIISALIVPTDTPGLTITSPYDKMGVRGSNTAEILLEDVRVPAGNLLGDPTKGFKQFLYTLDGGRISIAALAVGIAQAALEASLAYAKERKQFGKPISSFQAIQFKLADMAMEIDLARQMVLKAAWLKDHHRPFTKEAAYAKLFASEMATRACNQAIQIHGGSGYMKEYGVERMLRDAKLMEIGEGTSEIQRIVIARQLLT, from the coding sequence GTGAATTTTGAGCTGACAAAAGAACAGCAAATGGTACGTGAAATGGTAAAGGATTTTGCGAAAAAAGAAATCGCTCCTCACGCTGAACATGTAGATCAAACAGGCGAGTTCCCGATCCAAACATTCAAAAAAATGGGTGACATCGGACTGATGGGCATTCCATTTCCGGAAGAATACGGCGGATCAGGGGGCGACACGATTTCATATGCCGTAGCTGTTGAAGAGATCGGAAAAGCCTGCGGCAGTACTGGATTGAGCTATGCAGCGGCGGTCTCGCTCGGCGCAAGCCCGCTTTATTACTTCGGAACAGAAGAACAAAAACAGGCGCATTTGACTCCGCTGGCTTCGGGTAAAGCACTCGGGTCATTTGGCTTAACGGAACCAAATGCAGGCTCAGATGCAGGAGGCACTCAAACGAAAGCCATGACAAAAGGAGACGATTATGTCATCAACGGCGAAAAATGCTGGATCACGAATGCAAGCTACGCACGCACGGTGATTGTAACCGCAGTAACAGGCAAAAACAAAGACGGAAAAAACATCATTTCCGCTTTGATCGTGCCCACTGACACACCCGGACTTACGATTACCAGCCCGTACGATAAAATGGGCGTTCGCGGTTCAAACACAGCAGAAATTTTGCTTGAGGATGTCAGAGTGCCTGCGGGCAACTTACTCGGCGACCCAACAAAAGGGTTTAAGCAGTTTCTATACACGCTGGACGGCGGGCGGATCTCCATTGCTGCTCTTGCAGTCGGCATCGCTCAAGCGGCACTTGAAGCCTCATTGGCATATGCGAAAGAACGGAAGCAGTTCGGAAAGCCGATTTCTTCCTTTCAGGCGATTCAATTTAAGCTTGCTGACATGGCGATGGAAATTGACCTTGCCAGACAAATGGTGTTAAAAGCCGCTTGGCTGAAAGACCATCACCGCCCGTTCACAAAAGAAGCGGCGTACGCCAAGCTGTTTGCATCTGAAATGGCGACAAGAGCATGCAATCAAGCCATTCAAATCCACGGAGGTTCAGGCTACATGAAGGAATATGGGGTGGAACGGATGCTGCGGGACGCAAAATTAATGGAAATCGGTGAAGGCACATCTGAAATTCAGCGTATCGTGATCGCCAGACAGCTTTTAACATAA
- a CDS encoding acetyl-CoA carboxylase biotin carboxyl carrier protein subunit — protein sequence MTVMIQMAGNLWKVHVKAGDQIEKGQEVAILESMKMEIPIVADRSGTVKEVKKQEGDFVNEGDVLLELSDSI from the coding sequence ATGACGGTTATGATACAAATGGCGGGAAACCTGTGGAAAGTCCACGTTAAAGCCGGCGATCAAATTGAAAAAGGCCAGGAAGTTGCCATTTTGGAATCAATGAAAATGGAAATCCCGATCGTTGCAGACAGAAGCGGAACCGTAAAAGAGGTCAAAAAACAAGAGGGGGATTTTGTAAATGAAGGAGATGTGCTGCTCGAACTAAGTGATTCCATTTAA
- a CDS encoding GNAT family N-acetyltransferase: MSKYLNTVGSSQNITYKTVHKMIGHFDRDYKKKSRIKWGIFPKSQENALVGIIEAMDFNQKANMVIIGYYLAEAYWGKGFATESVRMLAAFLFKNVNVNRIQAEVMPENEASKNVLLKKQFYKRRIAQTGYLLVRERSC, encoded by the coding sequence ATGTCAAAGTATTTGAATACTGTGGGATCATCCCAAAACATAACTTACAAAACAGTACATAAAATGATTGGCCATTTTGATCGGGATTACAAGAAAAAAAGCAGGATCAAGTGGGGAATTTTTCCGAAGAGCCAAGAGAATGCACTGGTTGGGATTATAGAAGCGATGGATTTTAACCAGAAAGCAAACATGGTAATAATTGGATACTACTTAGCTGAAGCATACTGGGGGAAGGGCTTTGCTACAGAGTCCGTCCGCATGCTTGCAGCTTTTTTATTTAAAAACGTCAATGTAAACAGAATTCAAGCTGAAGTCATGCCTGAAAATGAAGCTTCAAAAAACGTCCTCTTAAAAAAACAATTTTACAAAAGAAGGATTGCTCAGACAGGCTACCTATTGGTCAGGGAAAGGAGTTGTTGA
- a CDS encoding DUF1360 domain-containing protein: MDRLSLLTFIMLILASYRLTHLIVFDKITEFIRKPFMKKKRIVDQNGHIDEKSVPASNFGYMLNCYWCAGVWCAILIGLGYLFLPRIAVPVIFILAIAGAQAILETAVGVGVKLVDVLKSLQTMINDKKS, from the coding sequence ATGGATCGTCTTTCTTTGCTTACTTTTATCATGCTGATACTAGCCAGTTACAGGCTGACACATTTAATTGTATTCGATAAAATCACGGAATTTATCCGAAAACCTTTTATGAAAAAGAAAAGGATCGTTGATCAAAATGGTCATATAGATGAAAAAAGCGTGCCGGCTTCTAATTTTGGATACATGCTCAATTGCTACTGGTGTGCCGGCGTTTGGTGTGCGATCTTGATCGGATTGGGCTATCTCTTTTTGCCTCGTATTGCAGTTCCAGTCATCTTTATTTTAGCCATCGCAGGAGCACAAGCGATTCTTGAAACAGCTGTCGGTGTCGGCGTAAAACTCGTTGATGTGTTAAAGAGCCTGCAAACCATGATAAATGATAAAAAGTCCTAA
- a CDS encoding glycoside hydrolase family 10 protein: MKVRQKPIVRFLVSLIIGTFVISVPFMANAHPDRELRAVWIASVLNLDWPSKKGLTTEEQKQEYIKLLDDVQTMGMNAVIVQIKPTADAFYPSAYGPWSEYLTGVQGKDPGYDPLAFLIEETHKRNLEFHAWFNPYRITMNHTDLDKLSKDHPARKHPEWVAAYGNQLYYHPGIPEARDFIVKSIEEVVKHYDIDAVHMDDYFYPYKIAGQEFPDQGQYEQYGKDMFSNIDDWRRDNVNQLVKQINQTIKAAKPYVKFGISPFGVWRNAADDPTGSNTKAGVRNYDDLYADTRHWIQEGDIDYIAPQIYWSIGFNAAAYDVLADWWSNEVNNRPVHLYIGQAAYKINNNFDPPWSDPEEYVRQITLNRQLELVKGSMHFSLKDLNKNPLGIKDRLITELYSKPALVPQMPWLDSAAPKKPKLTKVTKDKNGNLLLIQDHPSNQKTKETTYYAIYRAEGESTKTLLGTVRKTNGQQTFLDETADPNKKYTYYVTSADRLHNESKASKRKTK, encoded by the coding sequence ATGAAGGTTCGCCAAAAGCCGATTGTCCGTTTCCTTGTCAGCTTGATCATCGGAACGTTTGTCATCTCCGTTCCGTTTATGGCCAATGCGCATCCTGACAGGGAACTAAGAGCCGTATGGATTGCTTCCGTTTTAAACCTTGATTGGCCGTCAAAGAAAGGTTTAACAACGGAAGAACAAAAACAAGAGTATATCAAACTGCTTGACGATGTACAGACAATGGGAATGAATGCCGTTATTGTTCAGATTAAACCGACGGCAGATGCCTTTTATCCGTCCGCTTACGGACCTTGGTCTGAGTACTTAACCGGTGTCCAAGGCAAAGACCCGGGCTATGATCCGCTAGCATTTTTGATTGAAGAAACCCATAAACGAAATTTGGAATTTCACGCATGGTTTAATCCTTACCGTATTACGATGAATCATACGGATCTCGATAAATTGTCTAAGGATCATCCGGCACGAAAGCATCCAGAATGGGTTGCCGCTTATGGAAACCAGCTTTATTACCATCCGGGCATTCCTGAAGCGAGAGATTTTATCGTGAAAAGCATTGAGGAAGTCGTAAAACATTATGATATCGATGCTGTTCATATGGATGATTATTTTTATCCCTATAAAATAGCGGGGCAGGAGTTTCCTGATCAAGGACAATATGAACAATATGGAAAAGACATGTTTTCCAATATTGATGACTGGCGGCGTGATAATGTGAACCAGCTAGTCAAACAAATCAACCAAACGATCAAGGCCGCGAAACCCTACGTCAAATTCGGCATCAGTCCATTTGGTGTATGGAGAAACGCTGCAGATGACCCGACCGGATCAAATACCAAAGCAGGCGTCAGGAACTATGACGACCTATACGCCGACACAAGACATTGGATTCAAGAAGGAGACATCGATTATATTGCGCCGCAAATCTATTGGAGCATCGGCTTTAACGCAGCGGCTTACGACGTGCTGGCTGATTGGTGGAGCAATGAAGTCAACAATAGGCCTGTTCATTTATATATTGGGCAGGCAGCTTATAAAATCAACAACAACTTTGATCCGCCATGGTCCGACCCTGAGGAGTACGTAAGACAAATCACCTTAAACCGTCAGCTTGAGCTTGTAAAAGGAAGCATGCACTTCAGTCTCAAAGACCTCAACAAAAATCCGCTTGGCATTAAAGACAGGCTCATCACCGAGCTTTACAGCAAACCGGCATTGGTTCCGCAAATGCCTTGGCTTGACAGTGCCGCACCAAAAAAACCAAAGCTTACGAAGGTCACCAAAGACAAAAACGGAAACCTGCTGCTCATTCAAGACCACCCGTCAAATCAAAAAACGAAAGAAACTACCTATTATGCGATATACAGAGCCGAAGGGGAATCGACCAAAACATTGCTGGGAACCGTGAGAAAAACAAATGGGCAGCAAACCTTCTTAGATGAAACAGCAGACCCAAACAAGAAGTATACGTATTATGTCACTTCAGCAGACCGGCTCCATAACGAAAGCAAGGCTTCCAAACGAAAGACAAAATAA
- a CDS encoding acetyl-CoA carboxylase biotin carboxylase subunit, translating to MFTKVLIANRGEIAMRIIRTCSRLGIKTVAVYSEADKDAPHTKAATEAYFIGESRVSESYLNRERIIETAKKANADAIHPGYGLLSENSRFAERCKQENIVFIGPAPDIIAKMGSKIEARKAMEAAGVPVVPGVSESLGDIQAACRTASQLGYPVMLKASAGGGGIGMQLVQNEEGLVKAYEGNKKRAATFFGDGSMYMEKVIEHARHIEVQLLADQHGHTVHLFERDCSVQRRHQKVIEEAPSPFVDDELRMKIGQTAVKAAKAIGYTNAGTIEFLVDQNQNFYFLEMNTRLQVEHPVTEEITGLDLVEQQLRIAAGHTLTLSQKEIKRNGHAIEVRIYAEDPKTFYPSPGTITAFSLPDQKGVRHECAVAIDSTVTPFYDPMIAKMIVKGQTRAEAIAKLESALRDYRIEGIKTNLPLLIQAAGSKAFKEGDITTDFLKQHL from the coding sequence ATGTTTACAAAAGTACTGATCGCTAATCGCGGAGAAATCGCAATGAGAATTATCCGAACGTGCAGCCGTCTCGGCATCAAAACGGTCGCGGTTTATTCAGAAGCAGACAAAGACGCCCCCCATACAAAGGCGGCCACAGAGGCTTATTTCATCGGGGAATCAAGAGTCAGTGAAAGTTATTTAAATAGAGAGAGAATCATAGAAACAGCGAAAAAAGCAAACGCCGATGCCATCCACCCGGGATACGGGTTATTATCAGAAAACAGCCGATTTGCTGAACGCTGCAAACAAGAAAACATCGTGTTTATCGGCCCTGCACCCGATATCATCGCAAAGATGGGCAGCAAAATTGAAGCCCGTAAAGCAATGGAAGCGGCAGGTGTCCCTGTCGTTCCCGGTGTTTCCGAATCCCTCGGAGACATTCAGGCAGCCTGCCGCACTGCAAGCCAACTCGGCTATCCTGTCATGCTGAAAGCTTCAGCGGGCGGGGGAGGCATCGGAATGCAGCTTGTTCAAAACGAGGAAGGATTAGTAAAGGCGTACGAGGGAAACAAAAAGCGCGCCGCAACTTTTTTCGGCGATGGGTCAATGTATATGGAGAAAGTCATTGAGCATGCCCGCCACATCGAAGTTCAGCTTTTGGCCGATCAGCATGGCCATACAGTACACCTGTTTGAACGCGATTGCTCAGTTCAAAGACGGCATCAAAAGGTCATTGAAGAAGCGCCGTCTCCATTTGTAGACGATGAACTGAGAATGAAGATTGGGCAAACAGCCGTAAAGGCAGCAAAAGCGATCGGTTATACGAACGCAGGCACCATCGAATTTTTAGTTGACCAGAATCAAAACTTTTATTTTCTCGAAATGAATACGAGATTGCAAGTTGAACACCCCGTGACTGAAGAAATAACAGGCCTGGACTTAGTGGAGCAGCAGTTACGGATTGCCGCAGGCCATACTCTTACACTCTCCCAAAAAGAGATCAAACGAAACGGGCATGCGATAGAGGTCAGAATATACGCGGAAGATCCGAAGACCTTCTATCCGTCACCAGGTACGATCACTGCGTTTTCACTCCCTGACCAAAAAGGGGTGAGACACGAATGCGCGGTAGCAATAGACAGCACCGTTACCCCTTTTTATGACCCGATGATCGCCAAAATGATTGTCAAAGGCCAAACCAGAGCGGAAGCCATTGCAAAGCTGGAGTCAGCGCTCCGCGACTATCGGATAGAAGGAATCAAAACAAATCTACCTCTTCTCATACAGGCTGCAGGATCAAAAGCATTTAAGGAAGGGGATATCACGACTGACTTTTTGAAACAGCACCTATAA
- a CDS encoding non-ribosomal peptide synthetase codes for MKKGADTMDIIKKIKNIYPLSHMQEGMLFHSFLRKEEGAYVEQSLFTIKGSLSYEWFQRSIQTIIDRHDIFRTVFLPHVPHLSGPRQVVMTEREFHLYSEDISHLPINGQKEYIECFKEKDKQKGFDLQKDMLMRIYLFKTAEEEHVCIWSHHHILMDGWCLGIVLQEFMRIYQSIYAGKPLSLDPVRPYSTYISWLTNRDKETAAKYWDSYLKNYSTPSPLPRVSDEETKEGYQREDLIFSLNKPLTDKLKETAKQHGVTLATFIQAVWGLMLQQYNRTDDVVFGAVVSGRPSEIPGVEQMIGLFINTIPVRIKTFQGETFQELVRRCQKEMLEVEPFTCQPLFDIQANTALKQELIDHIIVFENYPIQQKIADSADQTDSPLQIDQVKVSEQSGYHFNLVVAPGEELIIKFSYNAFIYDAAWISCIKRQFTQALDTAAHHPDIPIADFSFLDATEKELIVTQFNNTKTEYPKNHTIIDLFREQAEKTPDHIALVCGNLTFSYKELDQRSNSLARALYKKGFRKNETAGILAAHSPEFIISVLAVLKAGGAYLPLDAELPPERVSFMLEETQAKMLIIQKGLEQNAAFSGTCIISDAQALTEENDIPINITSSPEDFAYIMYTSGSTGRPKGVMITNRNVVSLVKNSNYTSASVDDRFILTGSISFDAVTFEMFGALLNGASLHIIDKSTMLSPDRFGAYLLENGITVLFLTTALFNQLAQAQADMFRGLHTFYVGGEALSPALINAVRHACPDLALHNIYGPTENTTFSTFFKIKRDYAGPIPIGKPISNSTAFILDTQGRLMPIGVPGELCLGGDGVAKGYLNREDLTNAVFSPHPFLSGETIYRTGDLARWLPDGNVEYIGRIDRQVKIRGKRIEPAEIEARLLEIEGVQEAAVTLREKDGEAELYTHYVSDGKRTEKVIRSDLARVLPDYMIPQHWVRVDQMPLTGNGKIDRSALTIPKTKPDKRQNITLPRNLVEKELANIWKHVLDVQTISIDDDFFALGGHSLKALQVIHKLKHQQQIDIPIDLLFEYPTIAQLAEKLYSKQLTAADEQHVIKLNQQGAQNLFCFPPISGFGIYFKDLALLLNDKASVYGFHFIEDDTRIEHYVNSITDIQPEGPYVLLGYSAGGNLAFEVVQAMERRGLEVSDFMIVDAYLKEQPIPIDAGNDESASYLPEAVREKVMKKKRNYQAYWAQLLNEGHIKANIHFIEAGIQTETGHTGLTKWKRAACGNYSEYTGFGAHKDMLEGTYAEKNADIILDILDKITSNKALLHKR; via the coding sequence GTGAAGAAAGGTGCAGATACTATGGATATCATCAAAAAAATCAAGAACATTTATCCTCTGAGTCATATGCAGGAAGGAATGCTGTTTCATTCCTTCCTCCGTAAAGAGGAGGGGGCATACGTTGAGCAGTCGCTCTTCACCATTAAAGGGAGCCTCAGTTATGAATGGTTTCAGCGCAGCATTCAAACCATCATCGACCGCCATGATATTTTTAGAACCGTGTTTTTGCCGCACGTCCCGCATTTGTCGGGACCTCGGCAAGTCGTGATGACAGAACGCGAATTCCATTTGTACAGCGAAGACATTTCCCACCTGCCAATAAACGGCCAGAAAGAGTATATTGAATGCTTTAAGGAGAAGGACAAGCAAAAAGGCTTTGATTTGCAAAAAGACATGCTGATGCGGATTTATCTATTCAAAACAGCTGAAGAGGAGCATGTTTGCATCTGGAGCCACCATCACATTTTAATGGATGGCTGGTGCCTTGGCATCGTTCTTCAGGAATTTATGCGGATTTATCAATCGATCTATGCAGGAAAACCGCTTTCTTTAGACCCTGTCCGTCCGTACAGCACCTATATTTCCTGGCTGACAAACCGTGACAAAGAAACAGCGGCGAAGTACTGGGATTCCTATTTAAAAAACTACAGCACCCCATCACCGCTGCCTCGTGTGTCTGATGAAGAAACAAAAGAGGGTTATCAACGTGAAGATTTGATATTTTCATTAAATAAACCACTGACAGACAAGCTCAAAGAGACTGCTAAACAACATGGGGTCACGCTTGCCACCTTTATTCAGGCAGTTTGGGGTTTGATGCTGCAGCAATATAACCGCACTGACGACGTTGTATTTGGCGCGGTTGTCTCAGGCAGACCGTCAGAAATTCCGGGTGTGGAACAAATGATAGGATTGTTTATCAATACCATTCCGGTTCGCATTAAAACATTTCAAGGCGAAACGTTTCAGGAGCTGGTCAGACGATGCCAGAAAGAAATGCTGGAAGTTGAGCCGTTTACCTGCCAGCCTTTATTTGATATTCAGGCAAACACCGCTTTAAAACAGGAACTGATTGATCACATTATCGTTTTTGAAAACTACCCGATACAGCAGAAAATCGCCGATTCAGCCGATCAAACCGATTCACCGCTGCAAATCGATCAAGTGAAGGTATCTGAGCAATCAGGATATCACTTTAATCTTGTCGTTGCTCCCGGCGAAGAACTGATCATCAAATTCAGCTATAATGCGTTCATTTACGATGCTGCCTGGATCAGCTGTATCAAAAGACAATTTACACAAGCGCTAGACACAGCGGCGCATCACCCTGACATTCCCATTGCTGATTTTTCTTTTCTTGATGCAACAGAAAAAGAGTTGATTGTCACACAGTTCAACAATACAAAAACAGAATATCCAAAGAATCATACAATTATAGATTTATTTCGTGAACAAGCAGAAAAGACGCCAGACCATATCGCACTTGTGTGTGGGAATTTGACTTTTTCGTATAAAGAACTTGATCAACGCTCTAATTCACTAGCCAGAGCGTTATATAAAAAAGGGTTTCGGAAGAACGAGACAGCCGGCATATTGGCTGCTCATTCTCCTGAATTCATCATTAGTGTGCTTGCCGTTTTAAAAGCAGGGGGAGCATACCTCCCGCTTGATGCCGAGCTTCCGCCTGAACGTGTCAGCTTTATGCTTGAGGAAACGCAGGCAAAAATGCTGATTATTCAAAAGGGGCTGGAGCAAAACGCTGCGTTCTCAGGGACATGTATCATTTCAGATGCGCAGGCATTGACGGAAGAGAATGATATCCCAATCAATATCACCTCCAGCCCGGAGGATTTTGCATACATTATGTACACCTCAGGCTCCACAGGCCGGCCAAAAGGCGTCATGATCACCAATCGCAATGTCGTGTCCCTTGTCAAAAACAGCAATTACACGTCTGCGTCCGTTGATGACCGGTTTATTCTGACTGGATCTATCAGCTTTGACGCCGTCACCTTTGAAATGTTCGGGGCGCTTTTAAATGGCGCAAGCCTTCATATCATTGATAAATCAACAATGCTGTCACCTGATCGGTTTGGGGCGTATTTGCTTGAAAATGGCATCACAGTGCTCTTTTTAACAACGGCTCTTTTTAATCAGCTGGCTCAAGCTCAAGCAGACATGTTTCGCGGGCTCCATACGTTTTATGTCGGCGGAGAAGCACTCTCGCCCGCCCTTATCAATGCTGTCAGACACGCCTGTCCAGATCTGGCACTTCATAATATTTACGGGCCTACGGAAAACACGACATTTTCAACATTTTTTAAGATAAAAAGAGACTATGCAGGGCCGATTCCGATCGGAAAACCAATCAGCAATAGCACCGCATTCATCTTAGATACACAAGGACGCCTTATGCCAATAGGTGTTCCCGGCGAGCTTTGTCTCGGAGGTGATGGGGTTGCAAAAGGCTATTTGAACAGAGAAGACCTGACAAATGCTGTTTTTTCTCCTCACCCTTTCTTGTCTGGAGAAACAATCTATCGAACCGGTGATTTGGCGCGCTGGCTGCCCGATGGAAATGTAGAATACATCGGCAGGATTGACAGGCAGGTGAAAATCCGCGGAAAACGAATCGAGCCCGCCGAAATTGAAGCGCGGCTTTTAGAAATAGAAGGCGTGCAGGAAGCGGCAGTGACATTGAGAGAAAAAGATGGAGAGGCAGAGCTGTACACTCATTACGTCAGCGATGGCAAACGAACAGAAAAGGTGATCCGTTCCGATTTGGCCCGAGTGCTCCCAGACTATATGATCCCGCAGCACTGGGTGCGTGTGGACCAGATGCCGCTCACCGGAAACGGAAAAATAGACCGCAGTGCCCTTACTATTCCAAAAACCAAACCTGACAAACGCCAGAACATCACACTGCCCAGAAACTTAGTTGAGAAAGAGTTGGCGAACATTTGGAAACATGTTCTCGATGTCCAGACCATCAGTATTGATGATGACTTCTTTGCTCTTGGCGGACATTCACTAAAAGCACTGCAAGTCATACACAAATTGAAGCATCAGCAGCAAATAGACATACCGATAGATCTCTTGTTCGAATATCCGACAATTGCTCAGCTTGCCGAAAAACTTTATTCCAAACAGCTGACAGCGGCAGATGAACAACATGTGATCAAATTAAATCAGCAAGGCGCGCAAAACCTTTTCTGCTTTCCGCCGATATCTGGATTTGGCATTTATTTTAAAGATCTTGCATTATTGCTGAATGACAAGGCGTCCGTATACGGCTTTCACTTTATTGAAGATGACACCCGCATTGAACATTATGTCAATAGCATCACAGACATACAGCCTGAAGGCCCTTACGTTTTATTAGGCTACTCCGCGGGCGGAAATCTGGCTTTTGAAGTGGTACAGGCAATGGAGCGCAGAGGATTGGAAGTCAGTGACTTCATGATCGTGGACGCTTATCTAAAAGAACAGCCTATCCCTATCGATGCTGGAAATGACGAATCTGCATCATACTTGCCTGAAGCGGTCAGAGAAAAGGTGATGAAGAAAAAAAGAAACTATCAAGCATATTGGGCCCAGCTACTGAATGAAGGGCACATCAAAGCAAACATTCATTTCATTGAAGCTGGAATTCAAACCGAAACCGGGCATACAGGCTTAACGAAATGGAAACGCGCCGCCTGCGGAAACTACAGCGAATACACTGGTTTTGGCGCTCACAAAGACATGCTGGAAGGCACATATGCTGAAAAGAACGCTGACATTATCCTCGACATTTTAGACAAGATCACTTCAAATAAAGCACTGCTGCACAAACGATAA